The Humulus lupulus chromosome 4, drHumLupu1.1, whole genome shotgun sequence genome has a window encoding:
- the LOC133831251 gene encoding uridylate kinase PUMPKIN, chloroplastic, with amino-acid sequence MASCDDDFSPLLGDDSNPNNTASAPTNPHHLSHAPAPHHLHQTYSTATVHRFSAGGPTPLQTILNAGSPDKVIAGEEQDDGEDYGEAAAFCSNPFENDSDQNGGSVVGSEKRKDHHHHHHRDEQLSDGGGSGAPYSYKKAKAASASGTSGGGGEYRKDREEWSDAAIACLLDAYTDKFTQLNRGNLRGRHWEEVAATVSERCERQTKSVEQCKNKVDNLKKRYKLERDRMNNGGISASHWPWFKKMEQIVGNNLPVKVASDDDKGASSSGNTPRQSKRYALTTGSSAGQIHNIKPKSTTNPRWRRVVFKISGASLAGAAPNNIDSKVVMLIAREVAMAARVGVQVAIVVGGRNFFCGDTWVNTTGLDRTTAYQIGMMATVMNSVLLQSAIEKMGVQTRVQTAFSMHEVAEPYSRQRAIRHLEKGRVVIFAGIGASTGNPLFSTDTAAAFRSLEIHAEAVLKGTNVDGVYDCTSQDNNFTFEHISFRELVARGATLMDSMALTYCEENRIPVVVFNLLEPGNISKALCGEQVGTLIDLNGRIS; translated from the exons ATGGCGTCCTGTGACGACGACTTCTCTCCTCTCCTCGGTGACGACTCCAACCCCAACAACACCGCCAGTGCCCCCACCAACCCCCACCACCTATCCCATGCGCCGGCCCCGCACCACCTCCATCAGACCTACTCGACGGCAACGGTTCACCGGTTCTCGGCGGGAGGTCCGACGCCTCTCCAGACGATACTCAACGCAGGGAGTCCCGATAAAGTCATCGCCGGAGAAGAGCAGGATGATGGTGAGGATTACGGAGAGGCAGCGGCGTTCTGTTCGAATCCCTTCGAGAACGATAGCGATCAGAACGGCGGCAGTGTTGTTGGGAGCGAGAAGAGGAAGGACCACCACCATCATCACCACCGAGACGAACAGCTCAGCGATGGTGGTGGATCTGGTGCTCCGTACAGTTATAAGAAGGCTAAGGCCGCTTCGGCTTCGGGCACTTCCGGCGGTGGTGGAGAGTATAGGAAGGATCGGGAGGAGTGGAGCGATGCGGCGATCGCGTGTCTTCTGGATGCATATACCGACAAGTTCACGCAGCTGAACAGGGGTAATCTGAGAGGGAGGCATTGGGAGGAGGTGGCGGCGACTGTGAGCGAGCGATGCGAGAGGCAGACCAAGAGCGTGGAGCAGTGTAAGAACAAGGTTGATAATTTGAAGAAGCGGTACAAATTGGAGAGGGATAGGATGAACAATGGAGGCATTTCAGCAAGCCATTGGCCTTGGTTCAAGAAGATGGAGCAGATTGTTGGAAATAACTTGCCCGTAAAGGTTGCATCTGATGATGACAAGGGTGCCAGTTCTTCTGGCAATACGCCTCGCCAATCGAAAAG ATATGCTTTGACAACAGGCAGTTCTGCTGGACAGATACATAACATCAAGCCCAAGTCAACAACGAATCCTAGATGGCGCAGAGTAGTCTTTAAAATTAGTGGTGCTTCTCTTGCCGGTGCTGCACCAAATAATATTGACTCAAAG GTGGTCATGTTGATTGCTAGAGAAGTTGCAATGGCTGCACGTGTTGGCGTGCAG GTAGCTATTGTAGTTGGTGGTCGTAACTTCTTTTGTGGAGATACGTGGGTAAATACAacaggtttagatagaactacaGCCTATCAAATTGG TATGATGGCTACTGTGATGAACTCGGTATTGCTTCAGTCAGCAATAGAAAAGATGGGAGTTCAAACTCGTGTCCAAACTGCATTTTCAATGCACGAGGTTGCTGAACCTTACAGCAGGCAGCGGGCAATCAGGCATCTTGAGAAAGGGAGAGTTGTAATATTTGCTGGCATTGGTGCTTCCACAGGAAATCCACTCTTTTCAACAGACACAGCTGCAGCTTTTCGATCTTTGGAGA TTCACGCCGAGGCAGTTCTCAAGGGTACCAATGTTGATGGTGTCTATGACTGCACCTCTCAGGACAATAATTTTACATTTGAGCACATCTCTTTCAGGGAGTTGGTTGCAAGAGGTGCCACATTGATGGATTCCATGGCACTGACATACTGTGAAGAAAATAGGATTCCCG TTGTTGTGTTCAACCTTTTAGAGCCTGGAAACATCTCAAAAGCACTATGTGGAGAACAAGTTGGTACATTGATTGATCTTAACGGAAGAATAAGctaa